In a single window of the uncultured Pseudodesulfovibrio sp. genome:
- a CDS encoding transporter substrate-binding domain-containing protein — METETVPFSLLGAGARRLALCLVLCLLALVVSGPASAQERVVVVSDTWMPYSGVPGSTHEGYAVEILRAVFERRGFAVDYQRLPRKRAVSDVRSGQADILIGVTLDEVPDFIFPKTSLGQSDLCFFSKDFRWRFNGRESLEGVVTGYIQGHDYPQWFMDDVKLHPERFHALHGEDATERLLAMLDEGRVQVIPGSRAVIGYYAQKADLQYRMVQAGCSHEDARDLYFGLTPANTPRSRLLADILDQGVHTLRNTGQLNHLLIKYGLKDWIKVRPEQGSLVYGPNPGR; from the coding sequence GTGGAGACAGAAACCGTCCCGTTTTCCCTGCTTGGGGCCGGCGCCAGGCGCCTGGCCCTGTGTCTTGTCCTGTGCCTGCTGGCCCTGGTCGTATCGGGTCCGGCTTCGGCCCAGGAACGCGTGGTCGTGGTCTCGGATACCTGGATGCCATACAGCGGCGTACCGGGGTCGACCCACGAGGGGTATGCCGTGGAGATTCTGCGCGCCGTGTTCGAGCGGCGCGGGTTTGCGGTGGACTACCAGAGACTGCCTCGCAAACGGGCGGTAAGCGACGTCCGATCCGGGCAGGCCGACATTCTCATCGGCGTGACCCTGGACGAAGTGCCTGATTTCATCTTCCCCAAAACCTCGCTGGGGCAAAGCGACCTGTGTTTCTTCTCCAAGGATTTTCGCTGGCGTTTCAACGGACGGGAGTCTCTTGAGGGCGTGGTCACCGGGTACATCCAGGGGCACGATTACCCCCAGTGGTTCATGGACGACGTCAAACTCCATCCCGAACGCTTCCATGCCCTGCACGGCGAGGACGCCACCGAGCGCCTTCTGGCCATGCTCGACGAAGGCCGGGTCCAGGTCATTCCGGGCAGCCGGGCGGTGATCGGCTATTACGCCCAGAAGGCGGATCTGCAGTACCGGATGGTCCAGGCCGGATGCAGCCATGAAGACGCCAGGGATTTGTACTTCGGCCTGACCCCGGCCAACACGCCCCGGTCCCGGCTGCTGGCGGATATTCTGGACCAGGGTGTGCACACCCTGCGCAACACGGGCCAACTCAATCATCTGCTTATCAAGTACGGGCTCAAGGACTGGATCAAGGTTCGCCCGGAGCAGGGTAGCCTCGTGTACGGTCCAAATCCCGGCCGCTAG
- a CDS encoding universal stress protein has product MNISRILLPVDGSRLSDAAADMAIDMAGSEASVILLTVRRTVPTGLGQPNANELLEYLNKGAEEIMAHYRAKLGNANVDFLELVVGGDVAEVISNVADNEKCDVIVMGSKGKSDLEGLFLGSVTHKVLQTTTKPVMVVK; this is encoded by the coding sequence ATGAATATCTCCCGAATTCTTCTCCCCGTTGACGGGTCCCGACTGTCAGACGCCGCAGCCGATATGGCCATTGATATGGCCGGAAGCGAAGCGTCAGTAATCCTGCTGACAGTGCGCAGGACCGTACCCACCGGGCTGGGCCAGCCCAATGCCAATGAACTGCTCGAGTACCTGAACAAGGGCGCGGAAGAGATCATGGCCCATTACCGGGCCAAGCTCGGCAATGCCAATGTGGATTTCCTGGAGCTGGTTGTCGGCGGCGACGTGGCCGAGGTTATCAGCAACGTGGCCGACAACGAGAAGTGCGACGTCATCGTCATGGGCTCCAAGGGCAAGTCCGACCTTGAAGGGCTGTTCCTCGGCTCGGTCACCCACAAGGTCCTCCAGACCACGACCAAGCCCGTCATGGTGGTCAAGTAG
- a CDS encoding glycosyltransferase: MKIAVIHENAQAMLTEYGSLLASMASMDHAVNALAPGSGLDTASEFESLGVEYAMYPLAPRGLTPVGDIGTLLHLKQVLYRIRPDLVLSMTSKPVVYGSLAARMAWVGERKSVFALVDGPGFAFEGSGLTGRLLARLARPMFRAGFKSCDGICFRSEQAKSFFRELGVVAPEARTGVVDQADSGERDRAILAFLGMITTE; this comes from the coding sequence ATGAAGATCGCCGTCATCCACGAAAACGCCCAAGCCATGCTGACCGAATACGGCTCCCTCCTGGCATCCATGGCGTCCATGGACCACGCGGTCAACGCGCTGGCACCGGGCAGCGGGCTGGACACGGCGTCCGAGTTCGAATCGCTTGGCGTCGAATACGCCATGTACCCGCTCGCTCCGAGGGGGCTGACCCCGGTAGGGGATATCGGCACCTTGCTCCATCTGAAACAGGTTCTGTACCGCATCCGGCCGGATCTGGTCCTGTCCATGACCTCCAAACCGGTGGTCTATGGTTCTCTGGCCGCGCGCATGGCCTGGGTGGGTGAGAGGAAGTCGGTCTTCGCCCTGGTGGACGGCCCGGGTTTCGCCTTTGAAGGAAGCGGACTCACGGGGCGGTTGCTCGCCCGGTTGGCCCGGCCCATGTTCCGGGCCGGGTTCAAGTCCTGCGACGGCATCTGCTTCCGCTCGGAACAGGCAAAGTCCTTTTTTCGCGAACTGGGTGTGGTCGCTCCCGAGGCCCGAACCGGGGTCGTGGATCAGGCGGATTCCGGGGAACGCGACCGGGCTATTCTCGCCTTCTTGGGAATGATTACGACCGAGTGA
- the purE gene encoding 5-(carboxyamino)imidazole ribonucleotide mutase, with the protein MPQVVIFMGSISDEEKMRPCSDLLKDLGVDHVFTVSSAHRTPERTARLVEEYEADGAQVFICAAGLAAHLAGAVAAKTIRPVLGVPLTASPLGGMDALLATLQMPPGFPVGTLALDKVGAKNAAWLAAQIIALHDEAVADKIRAARQGFKDSVEKAAASL; encoded by the coding sequence ATGCCGCAGGTTGTTATTTTCATGGGGTCCATTTCGGACGAGGAGAAGATGCGTCCGTGTTCGGACCTGCTCAAGGATTTGGGCGTGGACCACGTGTTCACGGTTTCTTCGGCCCACCGCACGCCGGAGCGCACCGCGCGTCTGGTGGAGGAATACGAGGCTGACGGCGCGCAGGTCTTCATCTGTGCGGCGGGTCTGGCCGCGCATCTGGCCGGGGCCGTGGCCGCCAAGACCATCAGGCCGGTGCTGGGCGTGCCGCTGACCGCTTCACCGCTGGGCGGCATGGACGCGCTGCTGGCGACCCTGCAGATGCCTCCGGGCTTCCCGGTCGGCACTCTGGCGCTCGACAAGGTCGGGGCCAAGAACGCGGCCTGGCTGGCGGCGCAGATCATCGCGCTGCACGACGAGGCCGTGGCCGACAAGATCAGGGCCGCTCGACAGGGCTTCAAGGACTCCGTGGAAAAGGCCGCAGCAAGCCTGTAG
- the purD gene encoding phosphoribosylamine--glycine ligase: MKILVVGSGGREHALCWKLSQNPKVETILCAPGNGGTAQVGTNIPVKDDDIPGLVALARNEEVDLVVAGPELPLVLGLENALRQEGIPCFGPNAFAANLEGSKAFSKNVMAEAGVPTAPFRVFDEYADAVAFIKEKGAPLVVKADGLAAGKGVVVATNVEEALEAVEEMMVKKVFGSAGDRVVVEEALKGEEASFLCFCDGVNYAMLPSCQDHKAAHEGDTGPNTGGMGAYSPAPILPKEKYAETAELCIKPILRHLAAKGEPFKGVLYAGLMYTENGPSVLEYNVRFGDPECQPLLMRLETDLLEIMFACIDGKLDQVEVVSTPQTACGVVIAAEGYPGSYPKGMEVTGLDEADAMEGVKVFQAGTKVEDGKIVTSGGRVLCVTALGDDLAQARKKAYEAVDKVHFDKSFYRRDIADKGLKRSK; encoded by the coding sequence ATGAAGATACTTGTTGTCGGTTCCGGAGGCCGGGAGCACGCCCTGTGCTGGAAGCTTTCCCAGAACCCGAAGGTTGAGACCATCCTGTGCGCCCCGGGCAACGGCGGTACCGCCCAGGTGGGCACGAATATACCGGTCAAGGACGACGATATTCCTGGCCTGGTCGCCCTGGCCAGGAACGAGGAAGTGGATCTGGTCGTGGCCGGACCGGAGCTGCCTTTGGTGCTCGGCCTGGAAAACGCGCTGCGCCAGGAGGGCATTCCCTGCTTCGGCCCCAACGCGTTCGCCGCCAACCTCGAAGGCTCCAAGGCGTTTTCCAAGAACGTCATGGCCGAGGCGGGTGTGCCAACCGCGCCGTTCAGAGTGTTCGACGAGTACGCCGACGCCGTGGCCTTCATCAAGGAGAAGGGCGCGCCCCTCGTGGTCAAGGCTGACGGTCTGGCCGCGGGCAAGGGCGTGGTCGTGGCCACCAACGTTGAGGAAGCCCTCGAGGCCGTTGAAGAGATGATGGTCAAGAAGGTTTTCGGCTCGGCCGGAGACCGTGTGGTCGTCGAAGAGGCCCTCAAGGGCGAGGAAGCCTCGTTCCTGTGTTTCTGCGACGGCGTCAACTACGCCATGCTCCCGTCCTGCCAGGACCACAAGGCCGCCCACGAGGGCGACACCGGCCCCAACACCGGCGGCATGGGGGCCTATTCCCCGGCCCCGATCCTGCCCAAGGAAAAATACGCCGAGACCGCCGAGCTGTGCATCAAGCCGATCCTTCGCCACCTGGCCGCCAAGGGCGAGCCGTTCAAGGGCGTGCTCTACGCCGGGCTGATGTACACCGAGAACGGCCCCAGCGTGCTCGAATACAACGTCCGCTTCGGCGATCCCGAATGCCAGCCCCTGCTCATGCGTCTGGAAACAGACCTGCTGGAGATCATGTTCGCCTGCATCGACGGCAAGCTCGATCAGGTCGAGGTCGTCTCCACCCCGCAGACCGCCTGCGGCGTGGTCATAGCCGCCGAAGGCTACCCCGGTTCCTACCCCAAGGGCATGGAAGTCACCGGCCTGGACGAGGCCGACGCCATGGAAGGGGTCAAGGTCTTCCAGGCGGGGACCAAAGTAGAGGACGGCAAGATCGTCACTTCCGGCGGCCGCGTGCTCTGCGTCACCGCGCTGGGAGACGACCTCGCCCAGGCCCGTAAAAAGGCCTACGAAGCCGTGGACAAGGTCCACTTCGACAAGAGCTTCTACCGCCGCGACATTGCCGACAAGGGCTTGAAGCGGAGCAAATAA
- a CDS encoding RNA-binding protein, protein MKSIYVGNIPFSASENDVRDLFGEYGNVTSVKLIQDHETGRFRGFGFVEMEDAEAASAIEALDGFQMSGRPLKVNEAKPRAPRPRY, encoded by the coding sequence ATGAAAAGTATCTACGTCGGCAACATCCCCTTCAGCGCATCCGAAAACGACGTGCGCGACCTGTTCGGAGAATACGGCAACGTCACCTCCGTGAAACTGATCCAGGACCATGAAACCGGACGCTTCCGCGGATTCGGCTTCGTGGAAATGGAGGATGCTGAAGCGGCTTCGGCCATCGAGGCCCTGGACGGATTCCAGATGTCCGGGCGGCCTTTGAAGGTCAACGAAGCCAAGCCACGCGCCCCCCGCCCCAGGTATTGA
- a CDS encoding lytic transglycosylase F, translated as MIGVLRTLLLACLIAAALPVPGWGAELARVQKAWKGDLPEIIESHRPIRVLVVYNRTNFFMKEGVIRGLEADMMSAYEKHLASVYKKELVRLVFVPVAINELIPALLDGRGDIAAAGLTVTEERSRQAAFADPYRTGVNEIVVGGPRSPALATAEDLSGRKASVLPGSSYAEHLADLNARLKKQRKKQVRIVNADPYLATEDLLEMTARGMVPYTVADNFLADLWQKVFPRLHLYQEATVHTDGKLAWAVRKDCPELRKSLSEFAATVRQGTLLGNMFFKRYYENDDFVSDPTTQVAVGKLRPMAKLFQKYAKMYDFDWLKVAAMAYQESRFDMNRKSSAGAVGVMQIKPSTAAGPSVGIQDVYTLDNNIHAGVKYLRYLVDNYFSDVDPVAKMDFALAAYNAGPNRIIQVRQRAEAMGLNPNRWFGNCEWAAFDLIGRETTSYVAHVQMYYAAYKGSEEILLKRREAM; from the coding sequence GTGATCGGGGTCCTGCGGACACTGCTTCTGGCCTGCCTCATTGCGGCGGCGTTGCCGGTCCCGGGTTGGGGGGCGGAGTTGGCCCGGGTCCAGAAGGCATGGAAGGGCGACCTGCCCGAGATCATCGAAAGCCACCGGCCCATCCGTGTGCTGGTTGTCTACAATCGGACAAATTTCTTCATGAAGGAAGGGGTGATACGCGGGCTCGAGGCGGACATGATGAGCGCCTACGAGAAGCATCTGGCCTCGGTCTACAAGAAAGAGCTGGTCAGGCTGGTCTTCGTGCCCGTGGCGATCAATGAGTTGATTCCGGCCCTGCTCGACGGGCGGGGCGACATCGCGGCCGCGGGCCTGACCGTGACCGAGGAGCGCAGCCGTCAGGCGGCCTTTGCCGATCCCTACCGCACCGGGGTCAACGAGATTGTGGTCGGCGGCCCCAGGAGCCCTGCCCTGGCCACGGCAGAAGACCTGTCGGGCCGCAAGGCGTCCGTGCTGCCCGGTTCGAGCTACGCGGAACACCTGGCCGACCTGAACGCGCGGCTCAAAAAACAGCGGAAAAAACAGGTGCGCATCGTGAATGCGGACCCGTACCTGGCCACCGAGGATTTATTGGAAATGACCGCCAGGGGCATGGTTCCCTATACCGTGGCCGACAATTTCCTGGCCGACCTGTGGCAGAAGGTCTTCCCCCGGCTGCACCTTTATCAGGAAGCGACCGTTCATACCGACGGCAAGCTGGCCTGGGCCGTGCGCAAGGACTGTCCCGAGTTGCGCAAAAGCCTGTCCGAGTTCGCGGCCACCGTGCGTCAGGGCACGCTGCTCGGGAACATGTTCTTCAAGCGCTATTACGAAAACGACGACTTTGTTTCCGACCCGACCACCCAGGTGGCGGTCGGCAAGCTCAGACCAATGGCCAAGCTGTTCCAGAAGTACGCCAAGATGTACGACTTCGACTGGCTCAAGGTCGCGGCCATGGCCTACCAGGAGTCGCGCTTCGACATGAACCGCAAAAGTTCGGCGGGCGCGGTGGGGGTCATGCAGATCAAGCCGTCCACGGCGGCCGGGCCGAGTGTCGGCATCCAGGACGTATACACCCTGGATAACAACATCCACGCCGGGGTCAAATACCTGCGCTATCTGGTGGACAACTATTTCTCCGATGTGGACCCGGTGGCCAAGATGGATTTCGCCCTGGCAGCCTACAACGCGGGGCCGAACCGGATCATCCAGGTGCGCCAGCGGGCCGAGGCCATGGGCCTGAACCCCAACCGGTGGTTCGGCAACTGCGAATGGGCCGCGTTCGACCTCATCGGCCGCGAGACCACGAGTTACGTGGCCCATGTGCAGATGTACTATGCCGCCTACAAGGGGTCCGAGGAAATTCTGCTCAAACGGCGCGAAGCCATGTAG